In Streptomyces sp. RFCAC02, the following proteins share a genomic window:
- the topA gene encoding type I DNA topoisomerase, with amino-acid sequence MSPTSETANGGRRLVIVESPAKAKTIKGYLGPGYVVEASVGHIRDLPSGAAEVPAKYKGEPWARLGVNVDEDFEPLYVVNSDKKDQVRKLKELLADSDELYLATDEDREGEAIAWHLREVLKPKVPVRRMVFHEITRDAIRQAVDNPRELNQLLVEAQETRRILDRLYGYEVSPVLWKKVMPRLSAGRVQSVATRLVVERERERIAFSSAEYWDLTGTFATVPGEGTFDARLTSVAGRRVAQGRDFGPDGQLRNPGQVEALSEESARALAAALEDASFSVRSVESKPYRRSPYAPFRTTTLQQEGSRKLGMGAKATMQVAQRLYENGFITYMRTDSTTLSDTAVAAARAQVEQLYGADYLPDRPRVYSSKVKNAQEAHEAIRPSGDRFRTPAETGLTGDQYRLYELIWKRTVASQMKDAVGQSVAVRVGGTATDGRDCEFSATGKVITFHGFLKAYVESTDDPGADSDDRERRLPQVTEGDRLTARSVEADGHATKPPARYTEATLVKELEEREIGRPSTYAAILGTILDRHYVFKKGTALVPSFLSFAVVNLLERHFGRLVDYDFTARMEDDLDRIATGDAEAVPWLRRFYFGENGAAGAAVTPGGAADAGNGDGDHLGGLKELVEDLGAIDAREISSFPVGEGIVLRVGRYGPYVEAPPEDPESGEPGKRADVPEDLPPDELTVDLAKELLAKPSGDFELGTDPATGHPIVARDGRYGPYVTEVLPEGTPKTGKNAVKPRTASLFKSMALDRVTLEDALQLLSLPRVVGADPDSGEVITAQNGRYGPYLKKGTDSRSLQTEEQIFGITLKEALAIYAQPKQRGRAAARPPLKELGDDPVTGRPVVVKDGRFGPYVTDGETNATLRRDDDPQTLTPERGYELLAEKRAKGPVKKTARKAPAKKTTTAKTAAKKTPAKKAAAKKTTAKKTATKKTAATRSTAKKTADGDGAPAASTGARGTAAHDGASGTEAG; translated from the coding sequence TTGTCCCCGACCAGCGAGACCGCGAACGGCGGACGCCGACTTGTCATCGTCGAGTCGCCCGCGAAGGCGAAGACGATCAAGGGCTACCTCGGCCCCGGCTATGTCGTGGAGGCCAGCGTCGGGCACATCCGTGACCTGCCCAGCGGTGCCGCCGAGGTGCCGGCCAAGTACAAGGGCGAGCCCTGGGCCCGCCTCGGGGTCAACGTCGACGAGGACTTCGAGCCGCTGTACGTCGTCAACAGCGACAAGAAGGACCAGGTCAGGAAGCTGAAGGAGCTGCTGGCCGACTCGGACGAGCTGTACCTCGCGACGGACGAGGACCGCGAGGGCGAGGCCATCGCCTGGCACCTGCGGGAAGTCCTGAAGCCGAAGGTGCCGGTGCGCCGGATGGTCTTCCACGAGATCACCCGCGACGCGATCCGCCAGGCCGTGGACAACCCCCGCGAGCTGAACCAGCTCCTCGTCGAGGCCCAGGAGACCCGCCGCATCCTCGACCGCCTCTACGGCTACGAGGTCTCGCCGGTTCTGTGGAAGAAGGTCATGCCCCGGCTCTCCGCCGGCCGCGTGCAGTCGGTCGCGACCCGGCTCGTGGTCGAGCGGGAGCGGGAGCGGATCGCGTTCAGCTCGGCGGAGTACTGGGACCTCACCGGCACGTTCGCCACCGTCCCCGGCGAGGGAACGTTCGATGCCCGCCTCACCTCGGTCGCCGGCCGCCGCGTCGCGCAGGGCCGCGACTTCGGCCCGGACGGACAACTGCGCAACCCCGGGCAGGTCGAGGCACTGAGCGAGGAGAGCGCGCGGGCGCTCGCGGCGGCGCTGGAGGACGCGTCGTTCAGCGTCCGCTCCGTGGAGTCCAAGCCGTACCGCCGTTCGCCCTACGCGCCCTTCCGCACGACCACGCTCCAGCAGGAGGGGTCCAGGAAGCTCGGCATGGGCGCGAAGGCCACCATGCAGGTGGCGCAGCGGCTCTACGAGAACGGCTTCATCACCTATATGCGGACCGACTCGACGACGCTGTCGGACACCGCCGTCGCCGCCGCCCGCGCCCAGGTCGAGCAGCTCTACGGCGCCGACTACCTGCCGGACCGGCCGCGCGTCTACTCCAGCAAGGTGAAGAACGCCCAGGAGGCCCACGAGGCGATCCGGCCCTCCGGCGACCGCTTCAGAACCCCGGCCGAGACGGGGCTCACCGGCGACCAGTACCGCCTGTACGAGCTGATCTGGAAGCGGACCGTCGCCTCGCAGATGAAGGACGCGGTCGGGCAGTCCGTCGCCGTCCGCGTCGGCGGGACCGCCACGGACGGGCGCGACTGCGAGTTCAGCGCCACCGGCAAGGTCATCACGTTCCACGGCTTCCTCAAGGCGTACGTCGAGAGCACCGACGACCCCGGCGCCGACTCCGACGACCGGGAGCGCCGCCTCCCGCAGGTCACCGAGGGCGACCGGCTCACCGCGCGCTCCGTCGAGGCGGACGGCCACGCGACCAAGCCGCCGGCCCGCTACACCGAGGCCACCCTCGTGAAGGAGCTGGAGGAGCGGGAGATCGGCCGCCCCTCCACCTACGCCGCGATCCTCGGCACGATCCTCGACCGGCACTACGTCTTCAAGAAGGGGACGGCGCTGGTCCCCTCCTTCCTCTCCTTCGCCGTCGTCAACCTGCTGGAACGCCACTTCGGGCGGCTCGTCGACTACGACTTCACCGCGCGGATGGAGGACGACCTCGACCGCATCGCCACCGGCGACGCGGAGGCCGTGCCGTGGCTGCGCCGCTTCTACTTCGGCGAGAACGGCGCCGCCGGTGCCGCCGTCACCCCCGGCGGTGCGGCGGACGCGGGCAACGGCGACGGCGACCACCTCGGCGGCCTGAAGGAACTGGTCGAGGACCTCGGCGCCATCGACGCGCGGGAGATCTCGTCGTTCCCGGTCGGCGAGGGCATCGTGCTGCGCGTCGGCCGGTACGGCCCCTACGTCGAGGCGCCGCCGGAGGACCCGGAGTCCGGCGAGCCGGGCAAGCGGGCCGACGTGCCCGAGGATCTGCCGCCGGACGAGCTGACCGTCGACCTGGCGAAGGAACTGCTGGCCAAGCCCAGCGGTGACTTCGAACTCGGCACCGACCCCGCCACGGGGCACCCGATCGTGGCACGGGACGGGCGGTACGGGCCGTACGTCACGGAGGTCCTGCCCGAGGGCACGCCCAAGACCGGCAAGAACGCGGTCAAGCCGAGGACGGCGTCGCTGTTCAAGTCGATGGCGCTCGACCGCGTCACCCTGGAGGACGCGCTGCAGCTGCTGTCCCTCCCGCGCGTGGTGGGCGCCGACCCCGACTCGGGTGAGGTCATCACCGCGCAGAACGGCCGGTACGGCCCGTACCTCAAGAAGGGCACGGACTCCCGGTCGCTCCAGACCGAGGAGCAGATCTTCGGCATCACGCTGAAGGAGGCCCTCGCGATCTACGCCCAGCCCAAGCAGCGCGGGCGTGCCGCTGCCCGGCCGCCGCTGAAGGAGCTGGGCGATGACCCGGTGACGGGGCGTCCGGTCGTGGTCAAGGACGGCCGGTTCGGACCGTATGTGACCGACGGGGAGACGAACGCGACCCTGCGGCGTGACGACGATCCGCAGACCCTCACCCCCGAACGCGGTTACGAACTCCTCGCCGAGAAGCGGGCCAAGGGGCCGGTGAAGAAGACCGCGCGGAAGGCGCCGGCCAAGAAGACCACCACGGCGAAGACGGCCGCCAAGAAGACACCGGCGAAGAAGGCCGCCGCGAAGAAGACCACCGCCAAGAAGACCGCGACGAAGAAGACCGCGGCCACCAGGAGCACCGCGAAGAAGACCGCCGACGGCGACGGCGCACCCGCGGCGAGCACGGGAGCGCGGGGCACGGCCGCACATGACGGGGCGTCCGGCACCGAGGCGGGGTGA
- a CDS encoding small secreted protein: MNTKLAAALACCAGLTLTLSGCGDDSQEKLDAWAKDFCGRLVAPLEDLQSAGEENAEYLDMEQDRSPEEVQELNSAYYGQLADAYDALADAVEGAGEPPVDDGTERSDAAVSALRDTAGTYREMKETVDGLDPSDTTAFVQGLFDAGEQSQQLGESSDQVLPELGTGDLGEAMGRQEDCRRVTPSDGSSEDASPDAGATEDADGAGDEEAGQEDAGGDGEDGEDSDNG, from the coding sequence GTGAACACCAAGCTCGCGGCGGCACTGGCATGCTGCGCCGGACTGACCCTCACGCTGTCCGGCTGCGGCGACGACAGCCAGGAGAAGCTCGACGCCTGGGCCAAGGACTTCTGCGGCCGGCTGGTCGCCCCGCTGGAGGACCTCCAGAGCGCCGGCGAGGAGAACGCCGAGTACCTCGACATGGAGCAGGACCGGTCCCCCGAGGAAGTGCAGGAGCTGAACTCCGCCTACTACGGGCAGCTCGCCGACGCCTACGACGCGCTCGCGGACGCGGTGGAGGGGGCCGGCGAGCCGCCCGTCGACGACGGCACGGAACGCAGCGACGCCGCGGTCTCCGCCCTGCGCGACACCGCCGGGACCTACCGCGAGATGAAGGAGACGGTGGACGGGCTCGACCCGTCGGACACCACGGCGTTCGTCCAGGGGCTTTTCGACGCGGGCGAGCAGTCGCAGCAGCTCGGCGAGTCCAGCGACCAGGTCCTCCCCGAACTGGGCACGGGCGACCTCGGCGAGGCCATGGGCCGCCAGGAGGACTGCCGCCGCGTCACCCCGTCCGACGGGAGCAGCGAGGACGCGAGCCCCGACGCCGGGGCGACCGAGGACGCGGACGGCGCCGGCGACGAGGAAGCCGGCCAGGAGGACGCGGGCGGGGACGGCGAGGACGGCGAGGACTCGGACAACGGCTGA
- a CDS encoding DEAD/DEAH box helicase, translating to MSHEADAPDRLSPRAVLERLDARQDRAARLTHAEHVPARAGRHAAWPGGDHGARGADGNARIRPEVIAAARAAGVDRPWEHQARAMAHALDGESVVVATGTASGKSLTYQLPVLSALLDGDGGPGRRGATALYLAPTKALAADQLRAVRALAAPLGTAIRPAVHDGDTPPEARAWARDHANLLLTNPDMLHRGLLPGHRRWAAFFRALRYVVVDECHVYRGVFGSHVAQVLRRLRRVCAHYGAEPVFLLASATTAEPAVSAARLTGVPVTEVTEDTSPRGELVFALWEPPLTEARGERGAPVRRTATAETAELLTALTAQGVRTVAFVRSRRGAELVSLIARERLSETGRAPAGSVAAYRGGYLPEERRALERALHDGELVGLAATSALELGVDIAGLDAVLLAGYPGTRASLWQQAGRAGRRGQGALAVLVARDDPLDTYLVHHPDALFRRPVETTVLDPGNPYVLAPHLCAAAAELPLCAADFDATAGLFDPAAAGLPDKLADRGMLRRRGAQWFWTRRERPADLVDIRGTGGDPVRIVEAGTGALLGTVDAAAAHGTVHDGAVHLHQGRSYVVRELDLDASVALVDEAAPPWSTSAREVTELSVLTTDTEVPWGEARLCHGSVEVTHQVVSYLRRRLVSGEVLGETRLDLPPRTLRTRAVWWTMTDDRLDAAGVTPEILPGALHAAEHAAIGMLPLFATCDRWDIGGVSTALHPDTLLPTVFVHDGHPGGAGFAERAFHTAAEWLTATRDAIAACECDAGCPSCVQSPKCGNGNDPLHKPGAVRLLTELLRGAPGTRTG from the coding sequence ATGTCCCACGAAGCCGACGCCCCCGACCGCCTGTCGCCACGGGCTGTGCTCGAACGCCTGGACGCCCGGCAGGACCGGGCGGCGCGCCTCACCCACGCCGAGCACGTTCCCGCCCGGGCGGGTCGTCATGCCGCCTGGCCGGGGGGAGATCACGGGGCGCGCGGGGCGGACGGGAACGCGCGGATACGGCCGGAGGTGATCGCCGCGGCGCGCGCCGCGGGTGTCGACCGTCCGTGGGAGCACCAGGCCCGGGCGATGGCCCACGCGCTGGACGGCGAGTCCGTCGTCGTGGCCACGGGCACCGCGTCGGGCAAGTCCCTCACGTACCAGTTGCCCGTGCTCAGCGCGCTCCTCGACGGCGACGGCGGCCCCGGCCGGCGGGGCGCGACCGCGCTCTACCTGGCCCCGACGAAGGCCCTCGCCGCCGACCAGCTCCGGGCGGTGCGCGCCCTCGCCGCGCCGCTCGGCACCGCGATCCGCCCCGCCGTGCACGACGGCGACACCCCGCCCGAGGCCAGGGCCTGGGCGCGCGACCACGCGAACCTGCTGCTCACCAACCCCGACATGCTGCACAGGGGGCTCCTGCCCGGCCACCGCCGGTGGGCCGCGTTCTTCCGGGCGCTGCGCTACGTCGTGGTGGACGAGTGCCACGTCTACCGGGGCGTCTTCGGGTCGCACGTGGCACAGGTCCTGCGCCGTCTGCGCCGGGTCTGCGCGCACTACGGCGCCGAGCCGGTCTTCCTCCTCGCCTCGGCGACGACGGCCGAGCCGGCCGTCTCGGCGGCCCGGCTCACCGGCGTGCCGGTGACCGAGGTGACGGAGGACACATCGCCGCGCGGCGAGCTGGTCTTCGCCCTGTGGGAGCCGCCGCTCACCGAGGCGCGCGGGGAGCGCGGCGCCCCCGTCCGGCGGACCGCGACCGCCGAGACGGCCGAACTGCTCACCGCGCTGACGGCCCAGGGCGTGCGCACGGTGGCGTTCGTCCGCTCGCGGCGCGGCGCCGAGCTGGTCTCCCTGATCGCGCGGGAGCGCCTGTCCGAGACCGGCCGTGCGCCGGCCGGCAGCGTGGCCGCCTACCGGGGCGGCTACCTCCCCGAGGAGCGCCGCGCCCTCGAACGCGCCCTGCACGACGGCGAACTCGTCGGGCTCGCCGCCACGTCCGCCCTGGAGCTGGGCGTGGACATCGCGGGCCTCGACGCCGTCCTGCTGGCCGGCTATCCCGGCACCAGGGCCTCGCTGTGGCAGCAGGCGGGGCGGGCGGGGCGCCGCGGGCAGGGCGCGCTGGCGGTCCTCGTGGCCCGTGACGACCCGCTGGACACCTATCTGGTGCACCACCCCGACGCGCTCTTCCGCCGGCCGGTGGAGACGACCGTCCTCGACCCGGGCAACCCGTACGTCCTCGCACCGCACCTGTGTGCCGCCGCGGCCGAGCTGCCGCTGTGCGCAGCGGACTTCGACGCCACCGCCGGCCTGTTCGATCCGGCCGCCGCCGGGCTGCCGGACAAGCTGGCCGACCGCGGCATGCTCCGCCGCAGGGGCGCGCAATGGTTCTGGACGCGCCGGGAGCGGCCCGCCGACCTGGTCGACATCCGCGGGACGGGCGGCGACCCGGTGCGGATCGTGGAGGCGGGTACGGGGGCGCTCCTCGGCACCGTGGACGCCGCTGCGGCGCACGGCACGGTCCACGACGGGGCCGTCCACCTGCACCAGGGGCGCAGCTATGTCGTGCGGGAGCTGGACCTCGACGCGTCGGTCGCCCTGGTGGACGAGGCCGCGCCGCCGTGGTCCACGTCGGCCCGCGAGGTGACCGAGCTGTCCGTGCTCACCACCGACACCGAGGTGCCCTGGGGCGAGGCCCGGCTGTGCCACGGCTCGGTCGAGGTCACCCACCAGGTGGTGTCCTACCTGCGCCGCAGGCTGGTGAGCGGCGAGGTCCTCGGGGAGACACGGCTCGATCTCCCGCCCCGGACGCTGCGCACGCGTGCGGTGTGGTGGACGATGACCGACGACCGGCTCGACGCCGCCGGCGTCACCCCGGAGATCCTGCCCGGCGCGCTGCACGCCGCCGAGCACGCGGCGATCGGGATGCTGCCGCTGTTCGCGACATGCGACCGGTGGGACATCGGCGGGGTCTCGACCGCCCTGCACCCGGACACCCTCCTGCCGACGGTCTTCGTGCACGACGGCCATCCGGGGGGTGCCGGCTTCGCCGAGCGGGCGTTCCACACCGCCGCGGAGTGGCTGACCGCGACGCGGGACGCGATCGCCGCCTGCGAGTGCGACGCGGGCTGCCCGTCCTGCGTCCAGTCGCCCAAATGCGGCAACGGCAATGATCCTCTTCACAAGCCCGGTGCCGTCCGCCTCCTCACGGAACTGCTGCGCGGCGCCCCGGGCACCCGCACGGGGTGA
- a CDS encoding methyltransferase has product MSIPGTPGLPVPGPATDPLREAFLAAGFTPDGLLDLLGAPAYAALARGETVPALRATERDGGAAATLVRLFLLQRHVPEAAARAALPLEGALADGWLTHDGADAVRATVDVRPYAGDGGENWWIVSDAGCAVGRAAGAGGRAKDVVLGVGGASTTLAQLTVRTAADRVLDLGTGCGVQALHASRHARRTTATDLNPRALRITALTLALSGAPAADLREGSLFEPVRDEPGYDLIVSNPPFVIAPAAPGGGLTYREGGLGGDELSRTLVARAADHLADGGWCQLLANWSHTGDEDWRDRVTSWLPDGCDAWVVQREVQDVTEYTELWLRDAGAHLGDPAAYEAAYGAWLDEFAARRTRAVGLGWITLRRTGAARPVRTVEEWPHSVEQPLGDTIVAHFERHGFLRDADDAALLRARYALADGVVQEQLGQPGAEDPEHVVLRQAHGMMRAAAMDTVGAGFAGGCDGTLPAGVILDAIAELLGEREDTLRDQAPRWLRPLVEQGFLVPQR; this is encoded by the coding sequence GTGAGTATCCCTGGCACCCCCGGCCTCCCCGTCCCCGGCCCCGCGACCGACCCGCTGCGCGAGGCGTTCCTCGCAGCCGGTTTCACGCCGGACGGCCTGCTCGACCTCCTCGGCGCGCCCGCCTACGCCGCCCTCGCCCGGGGCGAGACGGTGCCGGCCCTCCGTGCCACCGAGCGCGACGGCGGCGCCGCGGCCACGCTCGTGCGGCTCTTCCTCCTCCAGCGTCATGTTCCGGAGGCCGCCGCACGGGCCGCGCTGCCCCTCGAAGGAGCCCTGGCCGACGGCTGGCTGACCCACGACGGCGCGGACGCCGTACGCGCCACGGTGGACGTACGCCCCTACGCAGGCGACGGCGGCGAGAACTGGTGGATCGTCTCGGACGCCGGCTGCGCCGTCGGCCGCGCGGCCGGGGCCGGGGGCCGCGCGAAGGACGTGGTGCTCGGCGTCGGCGGCGCGTCCACCACGCTCGCGCAGCTCACCGTCCGCACGGCCGCCGACCGTGTGCTCGACCTCGGCACCGGCTGCGGCGTCCAGGCCCTGCACGCCTCCCGCCACGCGCGACGGACCACCGCCACCGACCTCAACCCCCGCGCCCTCCGCATCACCGCCCTCACCCTCGCCCTGTCCGGCGCGCCGGCGGCCGACCTGCGGGAAGGCTCCCTCTTCGAACCGGTCCGCGACGAACCCGGATACGACCTGATCGTGTCCAACCCGCCGTTCGTCATCGCGCCCGCCGCTCCCGGCGGCGGGCTCACCTACCGCGAGGGCGGACTCGGCGGCGACGAGCTGAGCCGCACCCTCGTCGCCCGCGCCGCCGACCACCTCGCCGACGGCGGCTGGTGCCAGCTCCTCGCCAACTGGAGCCACACCGGCGACGAGGACTGGCGCGACCGCGTCACCTCCTGGCTCCCGGACGGCTGCGACGCCTGGGTGGTGCAGCGCGAGGTCCAGGACGTCACCGAGTACACCGAACTGTGGCTGCGCGACGCGGGCGCGCACCTGGGCGACCCGGCGGCGTACGAGGCCGCGTACGGGGCGTGGCTCGACGAGTTCGCCGCGCGCCGCACCCGGGCCGTCGGACTCGGCTGGATCACGCTGCGCCGCACCGGCGCGGCCCGCCCCGTCCGTACGGTCGAGGAGTGGCCGCACTCCGTCGAACAGCCGCTCGGTGACACGATCGTCGCCCACTTCGAGCGCCACGGCTTCCTGCGCGACGCCGACGACGCCGCCCTCCTGCGCGCCCGGTACGCCCTGGCCGACGGCGTCGTCCAGGAGCAGCTCGGCCAGCCCGGCGCCGAGGACCCCGAGCACGTCGTCCTGCGCCAGGCGCACGGCATGATGCGGGCAGCGGCCATGGACACCGTCGGCGCGGGCTTCGCCGGCGGGTGCGACGGGACCCTCCCGGCCGGCGTCATTCTGGACGCCATCGCGGAGCTGCTCGGCGAGCGCGAGGACACGCTGCGCGACCAGGCGCCGCGGTGGCTGCGTCCGCTGGTCGAGCAGGGCTTTCTGGTGCCGCAGCGGTGA
- a CDS encoding STAS domain-containing protein, translating into MDLSLSTRTVGDRTVVEVGGEIDVYTAPKLREQLVELVNDGNHHLVVDMERVDFLDSTGLGVLVGGLKRVRAQEGSLRLVCNQERILKIFRITGLTKVFPIHESVDEAIAATD; encoded by the coding sequence GTGGACCTGTCCCTTTCGACCCGAACCGTTGGCGACCGCACGGTCGTCGAGGTAGGCGGCGAGATCGACGTATACACCGCGCCCAAGCTGCGCGAACAGCTCGTGGAGCTGGTGAACGACGGGAACCACCACCTGGTGGTGGACATGGAACGGGTCGACTTCCTGGACTCCACCGGTCTCGGCGTTCTGGTCGGCGGGCTCAAGCGGGTCCGTGCCCAGGAGGGTTCCCTGCGGCTCGTCTGCAACCAGGAGCGCATTCTCAAGATCTTCCGGATCACCGGTCTGACGAAGGTCTTCCCGATCCACGAGTCCGTGGACGAGGCCATCGCCGCCACCGATTAG
- a CDS encoding ATP-binding protein: MATVELRFSASPEHVRTARLVAAAVARRAGVDESVLDELRLAVGEACSRAVGLHAVHNLTSPVRVALTEAEKSFTIEVGDDAPSSVPAPRDQSAVEAAEDTDELGLAVISGLVDDVEVVSDARGGRIRMSWPVATASIV, encoded by the coding sequence ATGGCCACCGTCGAACTCCGCTTCAGCGCGTCCCCGGAGCACGTGCGCACCGCCCGGCTGGTCGCCGCGGCGGTCGCGCGGCGCGCCGGTGTGGACGAGTCCGTACTCGATGAGCTGCGGCTCGCGGTCGGTGAGGCGTGCAGTCGCGCGGTGGGTCTGCACGCCGTCCACAACCTGACCTCGCCCGTCCGGGTCGCGCTGACCGAGGCGGAGAAGTCGTTCACCATCGAGGTCGGCGACGACGCGCCCAGCTCGGTCCCCGCCCCCCGTGACCAGTCGGCCGTCGAGGCCGCCGAGGACACCGATGAGCTGGGGCTCGCCGTCATCAGCGGCCTGGTGGACGACGTCGAGGTCGTCTCGGACGCCCGGGGCGGCCGCATCCGGATGAGCTGGCCCGTCGCCACGGCGTCGATCGTCTGA